From one Gemmobacter sp. genomic stretch:
- a CDS encoding FliM/FliN family flagellar motor switch protein gives MDDSPAGDAAHPFDQVPIEITVSVGKARPQVRDLLRLRRDAVLALDRRIEDPVELYIGDRLIARGELHEAEGEASGLLAVRLTEVINLRGGS, from the coding sequence ATGGATGACAGCCCGGCCGGCGATGCTGCCCACCCCTTCGATCAGGTGCCGATCGAGATCACGGTTTCCGTCGGCAAGGCGCGGCCCCAGGTGCGCGACCTGCTGCGCCTGCGCCGCGATGCCGTGCTGGCGCTGGACCGCCGGATCGAGGATCCGGTGGAACTGTATATCGGCGACCGGCTGATCGCCCGGGGCGAGTTGCACGAAGCCGAAGGCGAGGCGAGCGGCCTGCTGGCCGTGCGCCTGACCGAGGTCATCAACCTGCGTGGCGGATCGTGA
- the fliP gene encoding flagellar type III secretion system pore protein FliP (The bacterial flagellar biogenesis protein FliP forms a type III secretion system (T3SS)-type pore required for flagellar assembly.), translating to MIRLAILLILLAVPAAAQEITLTMPEGGSFTTRTVQLLALVTLLSLVPGLAVMITCFPFVVTVLSILRQAIGLQAAPPNMLIITLALFLTWFVMDPVLTEAWTDGIAPFTEGRMPLEEAFLRALDPFRRFMAARLDGDTFATLAALRPGMVDAVAAPEAPLSLLVPSFLLSEIERAFQIGFLVFLPFLIIDLVVAAILMSMGMMMVPPAVVALPFKLAFFVVADGWSLIAAALVRSYG from the coding sequence GTGATCCGGCTGGCGATCCTGCTGATCCTGCTGGCCGTGCCGGCCGCGGCGCAGGAGATTACCCTGACCATGCCCGAAGGCGGCTCGTTCACCACCCGCACCGTGCAGCTGCTTGCGCTGGTCACGCTGCTGAGCCTGGTGCCGGGGCTGGCGGTGATGATCACCTGCTTTCCCTTTGTGGTCACCGTGCTGTCGATCCTGCGGCAGGCCATCGGCCTGCAGGCGGCACCGCCCAACATGCTGATCATCACGCTGGCGCTGTTCCTGACCTGGTTCGTGATGGACCCGGTGCTGACCGAGGCCTGGACGGACGGGATTGCCCCCTTCACCGAAGGGCGGATGCCGCTGGAAGAGGCGTTCCTGCGCGCGCTGGATCCGTTTCGCCGTTTCATGGCCGCGCGGCTGGATGGCGACACCTTTGCCACGCTGGCGGCGTTGCGCCCCGGCATGGTCGATGCGGTTGCCGCGCCCGAGGCGCCGCTGTCGCTGCTGGTGCCGTCCTTTCTGCTCAGCGAGATCGAGCGGGCCTTCCAGATCGGCTTTCTGGTGTTCCTGCCGTTCCTGATCATCGATCTGGTGGTGGCGGCCATCCTGATGTCGATGGGGATGATGATGGTGCCGCCTGCCGTGGTCGCGCTGCCGTTCAAGCTGGCGTTCTTCGTGGTGGCGGATGGGTGGAGCCTGATCGCCGCAGCGCTGGTGCGCAGCTATGGCTGA
- a CDS encoding flagellar basal body P-ring protein FlgI, which produces MIRVAILCLICAAPAMAAPVRVKDLVEFDGVRGNDLVGYGLVVGLSGTGDGLRNAPFTEEIMSSLLERLGVNVTGEQLRPRNVAAVLVTASLPPFSRAGGRIDVTVSAIGDAKSLLGGTLVMTPLNGADGQIYAVAQGAVLAGGIAAEGEAARVVQGVPTAGVIPGGARVEREVEFDFSSLTAIRLALRSPDFTTAARIEAAVNAEFGRPIAAMLDGGTVTIDIDAARMRSAAHVMGRIENIAVEPERRARVVVDQRSGTIVMGADVRISRVAVAQGGLTLRVEEAPIVVQPNPFSRGETVAVPRSTAAIDQAPGTGLAEVPGGTSLSGVVAGLNALGVAPRDMIDILKTINAAGALHAEFVVQ; this is translated from the coding sequence ATGATCCGGGTCGCCATCCTGTGCCTGATCTGTGCCGCCCCCGCCATGGCGGCACCGGTGCGGGTGAAGGATCTGGTCGAATTCGACGGGGTCCGCGGCAATGATCTGGTGGGCTACGGGCTGGTCGTCGGCCTCAGCGGCACGGGCGACGGGCTGCGCAATGCCCCGTTCACCGAGGAAATCATGTCCAGCCTGCTGGAGCGGCTGGGCGTGAATGTTACCGGCGAACAACTGCGCCCGCGCAATGTGGCGGCCGTGCTGGTCACCGCCAGCCTGCCGCCGTTTTCCCGCGCCGGGGGCCGCATCGACGTGACCGTCTCGGCCATCGGCGATGCGAAAAGCCTGCTGGGGGGCACGCTGGTAATGACGCCGCTGAACGGGGCGGATGGGCAGATTTATGCCGTGGCGCAGGGCGCCGTGCTGGCCGGCGGCATCGCGGCCGAGGGCGAGGCCGCCCGCGTCGTGCAGGGCGTGCCGACCGCCGGGGTCATCCCCGGCGGCGCGCGGGTGGAACGCGAGGTCGAATTCGACTTTTCCTCGTTGACCGCGATCCGGCTGGCGCTGCGCAGCCCCGATTTCACCACCGCCGCCCGGATCGAGGCGGCAGTGAACGCCGAATTCGGCCGGCCGATCGCCGCCATGCTGGATGGCGGCACGGTGACCATAGATATCGACGCCGCCCGCATGCGATCTGCCGCCCATGTCATGGGACGGATCGAGAATATCGCGGTCGAGCCCGAACGCCGGGCCCGCGTGGTGGTCGACCAGCGGTCGGGCACCATCGTCATGGGGGCCGATGTGCGGATCAGCCGCGTGGCGGTGGCGCAGGGCGGCCTGACCCTGCGGGTCGAAGAGGCGCCGATCGTCGTGCAACCGAACCCGTTCAGCCGGGGCGAAACCGTTGCCGTGCCGCGCAGCACCGCCGCCATCGACCAGGCGCCGGGCACCGGCCTGGCCGAGGTTCCGGGCGGCACCAGCCTGTCGGGCGTGGTCGCAGGGCTGAATGCCCTGGGCGTGGCACCACGCGACATGATCGACATTCTGAAAACGATCAACGCGGCCGGCGCGCTGCATGCGGAATTCGTGGTGCAGTGA
- a CDS encoding flagellar biosynthesis protein FlgL, whose product MTMVSLGDLARSLMLQRHTTSANTRLTRLTQEVASGRHADQAAAARGDLGPLAAIEGALARLDGWQVAAAGLSTRLDTMQTALGALNGIGDSLSTLLVAAGTASQADQVDLAGGEAADYLSAAIGVLNARAGDQSVFAGTRTDRPALTTADELLDALLPALAGATTAAGVEAAVQAWFDDPSGFASQAYSGGPAQSAIAVGPGQSLAPGVTATDPALKSLLAGLATAALLDRGILADAPLERRELAARAGAGLMANATDRTMLAARIGIGQGQLAEAQARNAAEETALGLARSGLVAADPYTTATELEATRSQLETLYTLTARLAGLSLIEVLR is encoded by the coding sequence ATGACCATGGTTTCATTGGGCGATCTTGCCCGCAGCCTGATGTTGCAGCGCCACACCACCAGCGCCAACACCCGCCTGACCCGCCTGACGCAAGAGGTGGCCTCGGGCCGCCATGCCGATCAGGCCGCCGCCGCGCGCGGCGATCTGGGGCCGCTTGCCGCCATCGAAGGGGCGCTGGCGCGGCTGGATGGCTGGCAGGTGGCGGCGGCGGGCCTCTCGACCCGGCTGGATACGATGCAGACCGCGCTGGGGGCGCTGAACGGCATCGGCGACAGCCTGTCGACCCTTCTGGTCGCGGCGGGAACCGCCTCTCAGGCCGATCAGGTCGATCTGGCCGGGGGTGAGGCTGCGGATTACCTGTCCGCCGCCATTGGCGTGCTGAACGCCCGGGCGGGCGATCAGTCGGTCTTTGCCGGCACCCGCACCGACCGCCCGGCCCTGACCACCGCCGATGAGCTGCTGGATGCGCTGCTGCCCGCCCTGGCCGGCGCAACCACCGCCGCCGGGGTCGAGGCGGCGGTTCAGGCCTGGTTCGATGACCCGTCCGGCTTTGCCAGCCAGGCCTATTCGGGCGGCCCGGCGCAATCGGCCATCGCCGTGGGGCCGGGGCAAAGCCTGGCCCCTGGCGTTACCGCCACCGATCCGGCGCTGAAATCCCTGCTGGCGGGCCTTGCCACCGCTGCCCTGCTGGACCGTGGCATCCTGGCCGATGCACCGCTGGAACGGCGCGAACTGGCGGCCCGCGCAGGCGCGGGTCTGATGGCCAATGCCACCGACCGCACGATGCTGGCGGCACGTATCGGCATCGGCCAGGGCCAGCTGGCCGAGGCGCAGGCCCGCAACGCCGCCGAAGAAACCGCCCTGGGCCTGGCCCGTTCCGGCCTTGTCGCCGCCGATCCCTATACCACCGCGACCGAGCTGGAGGCCACGCGCAGCCAGCTGGAAACCCTTTATACCCTGACTGCCCGGTTGGCCGGCCTCAGCCTGATCGAGGTGCTGCGATGA
- the flgK gene encoding flagellar hook-associated protein FlgK, with the protein MSLSQSLSAAMSGLTAASRSAQTVATNLANLRTEGFGRRDLGLSSLTTGGVLVTGVTRAATPLVTADRRIAGAETAAAETRLDFRAALEGWLGIPGADGALTTRIAALETALTTAAASPGSQAGLAGVLDAAKGLAGSLGSVSASIQQARGTADRSIATDVATLNNSLTQVAELNRSIVKMSATGRDTSALVDQRQVLVDRISAIVPLREVQRDNGQIALYSAGGATLLDGQPASFGFTAAGMVAAESGPLSGLTLNGRPVSTASGSAMGGGRLAANFAIRDDLAPAAQQQLDAVARDLMTRMQGADGTLAPGAAGLFTDAGRPFDPARETGLAGRLAVNAAADPAAGGDLWRLRAGLGATGPGDAGDGSLLTTLATALTAPGTAASGGFLPGARSLSGLAAEMLSGIATARLSDESAATIAASRGTALATLEAEAGVDSDREMQLLLLVERAYEANARVIQAVDGMLANLLEI; encoded by the coding sequence ATGAGCCTGTCGCAAAGCCTGAGCGCGGCGATGTCCGGCCTGACCGCGGCCTCGCGCAGCGCCCAGACGGTGGCCACCAACCTTGCGAACCTGCGCACCGAAGGGTTCGGACGGCGCGATCTGGGGCTGTCCAGCCTGACCACGGGCGGGGTGCTGGTCACCGGGGTGACGCGCGCGGCCACCCCGCTGGTCACCGCCGACCGCCGCATTGCGGGCGCCGAGACTGCGGCGGCCGAAACCCGGCTGGATTTTCGCGCCGCGCTGGAAGGTTGGCTGGGCATTCCCGGCGCCGATGGCGCGCTGACCACCCGGATCGCGGCGCTGGAAACCGCGCTGACGACCGCCGCCGCCTCGCCCGGGTCTCAGGCGGGGCTGGCCGGCGTGCTGGATGCGGCCAAGGGCCTGGCCGGCAGCCTGGGCAGCGTGTCCGCCAGCATCCAGCAGGCGCGCGGCACCGCCGACCGCAGCATTGCCACCGATGTGGCCACGCTGAACAACTCGCTGACACAGGTGGCCGAACTGAACCGCAGCATCGTCAAGATGTCGGCCACCGGGCGCGACACCTCGGCCCTGGTGGATCAGCGGCAGGTGCTGGTCGACCGCATCTCGGCCATCGTCCCGCTGCGCGAGGTGCAGCGCGACAATGGCCAGATCGCGCTCTATTCCGCAGGCGGCGCGACGCTGCTGGATGGGCAGCCGGCCAGTTTCGGCTTTACCGCCGCAGGCATGGTCGCGGCGGAGTCTGGCCCCTTGTCGGGGCTGACGCTGAATGGCCGGCCAGTATCGACTGCCAGCGGCAGTGCGATGGGCGGCGGACGGCTGGCCGCGAACTTCGCCATCCGCGATGATCTGGCCCCCGCCGCCCAGCAACAGCTGGATGCCGTCGCACGCGATCTGATGACGCGGATGCAGGGGGCGGATGGCACGCTGGCCCCGGGCGCGGCGGGCCTGTTCACCGATGCGGGCCGGCCCTTCGATCCGGCGCGCGAAACCGGGCTGGCGGGTCGGCTGGCCGTGAATGCCGCCGCCGACCCGGCCGCAGGGGGCGATTTGTGGCGCCTGCGGGCAGGCCTTGGCGCCACCGGCCCGGGCGATGCCGGCGATGGCAGCCTGCTGACCACGCTGGCCACGGCGCTGACCGCGCCGGGCACGGCCGCATCGGGCGGGTTCCTGCCCGGTGCGCGCAGCCTGTCGGGCCTGGCGGCCGAGATGCTTTCGGGTATCGCGACGGCACGGCTGTCCGATGAAAGCGCGGCCACCATCGCGGCCAGTCGCGGCACCGCCCTTGCCACGCTGGAGGCAGAGGCCGGCGTCGACAGCGACCGGGAAATGCAACTGCTGCTGCTTGTCGAACGCGCCTACGAGGCGAACGCCCGGGTGATCCAGGCCGTTGACGGCATGTTGGCCAACCTGCTGGAGATCTGA
- a CDS encoding flagellar hook-basal body complex protein, producing the protein MTISSSLNAGVAGLNANAARLATISDNIANSATYGYKRNTVDFHSMVVGGTNPAKYTAGGVRTTALRLIDERGPLVRTDNATDLSVDGRGFLPVTSLASLTGDGAATGMQLMTTGSFRPDANGYLTTADGQVLLGWPVAADGSIGTQTREALTGLEPIKLNMNQFTANPTTAIGLSVNLPATATEAGATGQVQEVAMQYYDNLGMSRTLTFTFTPTVPATGASNSWSLSVHDSASDAVIGEYEMTFENSQTGGGLLSAITTVSGGAYDPATGAMELTLPSGPISLTIGKPGQLDGMTQLSSSFSPGTQTKNGSPVASMVSVEFDADGNLYGVYDQGFTRKLYQVPVADVRNPNGLTATGGQTYEVSMESGGFYLWDAGDGPTGAMSPYTREESATDVATELTQLIQTQRAYSSNAKVIQTVDEMLQETTNLKR; encoded by the coding sequence ATGACGATTTCCTCCTCGCTCAATGCAGGCGTGGCCGGGCTGAATGCCAATGCGGCACGGCTGGCAACGATTTCGGACAACATCGCCAACTCGGCCACCTATGGGTACAAGCGCAATACGGTGGATTTCCATTCCATGGTGGTGGGCGGGACCAACCCCGCCAAATACACCGCCGGCGGCGTGCGCACCACCGCCCTGCGGCTGATCGACGAACGCGGGCCGCTGGTGCGCACCGACAATGCCACCGACCTGTCGGTGGACGGGCGCGGCTTTCTGCCGGTGACCTCGCTCGCCTCGCTGACCGGCGATGGTGCGGCAACCGGCATGCAGCTGATGACGACCGGATCGTTCCGGCCCGATGCCAACGGCTATCTGACCACCGCCGACGGGCAGGTGCTGCTGGGCTGGCCGGTGGCCGCCGACGGCAGCATCGGCACCCAGACGCGCGAGGCGCTGACGGGGCTGGAGCCGATCAAGCTGAACATGAACCAGTTCACCGCCAACCCCACCACTGCCATCGGCCTGTCGGTGAACCTGCCCGCCACCGCAACCGAAGCCGGCGCGACGGGCCAGGTGCAGGAGGTGGCGATGCAATATTACGACAACCTCGGCATGTCGCGCACGCTGACCTTTACCTTTACCCCCACGGTTCCCGCCACCGGCGCCTCGAACAGCTGGTCGCTGAGCGTGCATGATTCCGCGTCCGATGCGGTGATCGGCGAATACGAGATGACATTCGAGAACAGCCAGACAGGCGGGGGCCTGCTGTCGGCCATCACCACGGTGTCGGGCGGCGCCTATGATCCGGCGACGGGGGCAATGGAGTTGACATTGCCCAGCGGCCCGATTTCGCTGACCATCGGCAAGCCGGGGCAGCTGGATGGCATGACGCAGCTGTCCTCCAGCTTCTCGCCCGGCACGCAGACCAAGAATGGCAGCCCGGTCGCCTCGATGGTCTCGGTCGAATTCGATGCCGATGGCAACCTTTACGGCGTCTACGATCAGGGCTTTACCCGCAAGCTCTACCAAGTGCCGGTCGCCGATGTGCGCAACCCCAACGGGCTGACGGCCACGGGCGGCCAAACCTATGAAGTGTCGATGGAATCCGGCGGGTTCTATTTGTGGGATGCCGGCGATGGCCCGACCGGCGCCATGTCGCCCTACACGCGCGAGGAAAGCGCAACCGACGTGGCCACCGAGCTGACCCAGCTGATCCAGACGCAGCGCGCCTATTCGTCGAACGCCAAGGTCATCCAGACGGTGGACGAGATGCTGCAGGAAACCACCAATCTGAAACGCTGA
- a CDS encoding flagellar motor protein MotB → MARPGNAAPVIIKRKKVSGEHAHHGGAWKVAYADFVTAMMAFFLLMWLLNATTEKQRKGIADYFNPVVPVNRISGGGDGAFGGESLFSEQVLAQSGTGASATHPTEERQAMGVSGDAAAAAEQRALQEIDAALKAVGGESMTMERLMRHVVSRLTDEGLVVELFDLPDSPLFDPGTDTARPVLKDLLRVVADSFAMVGNQLAVQGFVQSYPITLIENPAWDLSAARAQATRVQLQRSGFEAKRIQRVSGYADRQPAVPDPMASRNNRLELVLLRQRR, encoded by the coding sequence ATGGCCAGGCCAGGCAATGCCGCGCCGGTCATCATCAAGCGCAAGAAGGTATCGGGCGAACACGCACATCATGGCGGGGCATGGAAGGTTGCCTATGCCGATTTCGTGACCGCAATGATGGCCTTCTTTCTGCTGATGTGGCTGTTGAACGCGACAACGGAAAAACAGCGCAAGGGAATTGCGGATTACTTCAATCCGGTGGTGCCGGTGAACCGGATCTCGGGCGGGGGGGATGGGGCCTTTGGCGGTGAAAGCCTGTTTTCGGAACAGGTTCTGGCGCAGTCCGGCACCGGCGCCAGCGCCACCCACCCGACCGAGGAACGCCAGGCGATGGGGGTCAGCGGCGATGCGGCCGCGGCCGCAGAACAGCGCGCCTTGCAAGAGATCGACGCCGCGCTGAAGGCCGTTGGCGGCGAAAGCATGACGATGGAACGGCTGATGCGCCATGTCGTCAGCCGGCTGACCGACGAGGGGCTGGTGGTCGAACTGTTCGACCTGCCCGACTCCCCGCTGTTCGACCCTGGCACCGATACCGCGCGGCCGGTGCTGAAAGACCTGCTGCGCGTGGTGGCCGACAGTTTCGCCATGGTGGGGAATCAACTGGCAGTGCAGGGATTCGTGCAATCCTATCCGATCACGCTGATCGAAAATCCGGCCTGGGATCTGTCGGCGGCACGGGCGCAGGCCACGCGGGTGCAGTTGCAAAGATCTGGGTTCGAAGCCAAGAGGATACAAAGGGTTAGCGGCTATGCCGACCGCCAGCCCGCCGTGCCGGACCCGATGGCCAGCCGCAACAACCGGCTGGAACTGGTGCTGTTGCGCCAGCGAAGGTGA
- a CDS encoding d(CMP) kinase, producing the protein MIFTVAIDGPAAAGKGTISRAVAARFGFAHLDTGLLYRAVGAKVAAGAEPEAAARALLPVDLQAEGLRSLEAGQAASRVAALPAVRAALVDFQRRFARRDGGAVLDGRDIGTVICPEAEVKLYVTASAEVRAHRRWMELGGDAAQVLAEVRERDARDMGRADAPLRPAEEAMVIDTSDLSIDDAVARAVALVAARLESR; encoded by the coding sequence ATGATCTTTACCGTGGCAATCGACGGACCGGCGGCGGCAGGCAAGGGCACCATCAGCCGCGCGGTGGCGGCGCGGTTCGGCTTTGCCCATCTGGACACCGGGCTGCTGTATCGCGCAGTCGGCGCCAAGGTTGCGGCGGGGGCCGAGCCCGAGGCGGCGGCGCGGGCGCTGCTGCCCGTCGACTTGCAGGCCGAGGGGTTGCGCAGCCTGGAGGCCGGGCAGGCCGCCAGCCGGGTGGCCGCGCTGCCGGCCGTGCGGGCCGCGCTGGTCGATTTCCAGCGGCGCTTTGCCCGGCGGGATGGTGGCGCGGTGCTGGACGGGCGCGACATCGGCACGGTGATCTGCCCCGAGGCCGAGGTGAAGCTGTATGTCACCGCCAGCGCCGAGGTGCGCGCCCATCGCCGCTGGATGGAGCTGGGCGGCGATGCCGCGCAGGTTCTGGCCGAAGTACGCGAGCGCGATGCCCGCGACATGGGCCGCGCCGATGCCCCGTTGCGGCCGGCAGAGGAAGCCATGGTGATCGACACCTCCGATCTGAGCATTGACGATGCCGTGGCGCGTGCCGTGGCCCTGGTCGCGGCGCGGCTGGAAAGCAGGTAG
- a CDS encoding amino acid ABC transporter ATP-binding protein, producing the protein MTELAIDQGIDRSRMKVSNEIAIQIAKMNKWYGQFHVLRDIDMTVHRGERIVICGPSGSGKSTLIRCINRLEEHQSGQIVVDGTELTSDLKNIDKVRSEVGMVFQHFNLFPHLTILENCTLAPIWVRKIPRKEAEETAMHYLRKVKIPEQALKYPGQLSGGQQQRVAIARSLCMKPRIMLFDEPTSALDPEMIKEVLDTMIELAEEGMTMLCVTHEMGFAQAVANRVIFMDQGQIVEQNSPKEFFNNPQSDRTKLFLSQILGH; encoded by the coding sequence ATGACCGAACTTGCAATCGACCAAGGCATCGACCGCAGCCGGATGAAGGTCTCGAACGAGATCGCGATCCAGATCGCCAAGATGAACAAGTGGTATGGGCAGTTCCACGTGCTGCGCGACATCGACATGACGGTGCATCGCGGCGAGCGGATCGTGATCTGCGGCCCCTCGGGGTCGGGCAAATCCACCCTGATCCGCTGCATCAACCGGCTGGAGGAGCACCAGTCCGGCCAGATCGTGGTGGATGGCACCGAACTGACCAGCGACCTCAAGAACATCGACAAGGTGCGGTCCGAGGTTGGCATGGTGTTCCAGCACTTCAACCTGTTCCCGCATCTGACGATCCTGGAAAACTGCACCCTCGCCCCGATCTGGGTTCGCAAGATCCCCCGGAAAGAGGCCGAGGAAACCGCGATGCATTATCTGCGCAAGGTCAAGATCCCCGAGCAGGCGCTGAAATACCCTGGCCAGCTGTCTGGCGGCCAGCAGCAGCGGGTGGCGATCGCCCGGTCCCTGTGCATGAAGCCCCGCATCATGCTGTTCGACGAACCGACCAGCGCCCTTGACCCCGAGATGATCAAGGAAGTGCTGGATACCATGATCGAGCTGGCAGAGGAGGGGATGACCATGCTGTGCGTCACCCACGAGATGGGCTTTGCCCAGGCGGTGGCGAACCGGGTGATCTTCATGGATCAGGGGCAGATCGTGGAACAGAACTCGCCCAAGGAGTTCTTCAACAACCCGCAGTCCGACCGGACCAAGCTGTTCCTGAGCCAGATCCTCGGTCACTGA
- a CDS encoding amino acid ABC transporter permease: protein MSETHAQTVPFVRDTMLPQQAPPSSQVGAVRWVRENLFSSTLNIILTVLAVLAVFWIIAHVGPWLMNSVWNAGSLAECRQILAGESGACLAVIRDRWHQLLFGFYPPDLYWRPILAMVLLLVAIAPILFASVPRKLIWFSALYPFVAFWLLWGGSLWLPLAVIAGFAVGYAAYRVLSGITTSTLITIGAVAAALVWWIWLAVPAARTVQSIIPLGITEVPSRDFGGFMLSIIIGVTGIALSLPLGIMLALGRKSDMPLIKMICVGFIEFVRGVPLITLLFTASLLLNYFLPPGTNFDIILRVIIMVTLFAAAYMAEVIRGGLAALPRGQYEAADALGLDYWKAQRLIIMPQALKISIPGIVNTFIGLFKDTTLVVFIGLLDPIGLSNAIRADSNWNGIYWELFAFIGVCFFIFCFGMSRYSMYLERRLKTDHR, encoded by the coding sequence ATGAGCGAGACCCACGCCCAGACCGTTCCCTTCGTCCGCGACACCATGCTGCCCCAGCAGGCGCCCCCCAGCAGTCAGGTGGGTGCCGTGCGCTGGGTGCGCGAGAACCTGTTTTCCAGCACGCTGAACATCATCCTGACCGTGCTGGCGGTGTTGGCCGTGTTCTGGATCATTGCCCATGTCGGGCCCTGGCTGATGAATTCGGTCTGGAATGCCGGCAGCCTGGCCGAATGCCGCCAGATCCTGGCCGGCGAATCCGGCGCCTGCCTGGCGGTCATCCGCGACCGTTGGCACCAGCTGCTGTTCGGGTTCTACCCGCCGGATCTGTATTGGCGGCCCATCCTGGCCATGGTGCTGCTGCTGGTGGCGATTGCGCCGATCCTGTTCGCCTCGGTCCCGCGCAAGCTGATCTGGTTCTCGGCCCTCTACCCGTTTGTCGCCTTCTGGCTGCTGTGGGGCGGCTCGCTGTGGCTGCCGCTGGCGGTGATCGCGGGCTTTGCGGTGGGCTACGCCGCCTATCGGGTGCTGAGCGGGATCACTACCAGCACGCTGATCACCATCGGCGCCGTCGCCGCGGCGCTGGTCTGGTGGATCTGGCTGGCGGTGCCGGCCGCACGGACGGTGCAGTCGATCATCCCGCTTGGCATCACCGAGGTGCCAAGCCGCGATTTCGGTGGCTTCATGCTGTCGATCATCATCGGGGTGACGGGCATTGCCCTGTCGCTGCCCTTGGGCATCATGCTGGCGCTGGGGCGCAAGTCGGACATGCCGCTGATCAAGATGATCTGCGTGGGCTTCATCGAATTCGTGCGCGGCGTGCCGCTGATCACCCTGCTGTTCACGGCCTCGCTGCTGCTGAACTACTTCCTGCCGCCGGGCACCAACTTCGACATCATCCTGCGGGTCATCATCATGGTGACGCTGTTCGCCGCCGCCTATATGGCCGAGGTGATCCGGGGTGGCCTGGCCGCCCTGCCCCGCGGGCAGTACGAGGCGGCGGATGCGCTGGGGCTGGATTACTGGAAGGCGCAGCGGCTGATCATCATGCCGCAGGCGCTGAAAATCTCGATCCCCGGGATCGTCAACACCTTCATCGGGCTGTTCAAGGATACCACGCTGGTGGTGTTCATCGGGCTGCTGGACCCGATCGGCCTGTCGAACGCCATCCGCGCCGACAGCAACTGGAACGGCATCTACTGGGAGCTGTTCGCGTTCATCGGCGTCTGTTTCTTCATCTTCTGCTTCGGCATGTCGCGTTATTCCATGTATCTGGAACGCCGGCTGAAAACGGACCATCGGTAA